A genomic region of Parambassis ranga chromosome 7, fParRan2.1, whole genome shotgun sequence contains the following coding sequences:
- the rnf114 gene encoding E3 ubiquitin-protein ligase RNF114: MAMLGGFSAAQQKNVSDGSGDVSEFVCPVCLEIFDSPVTTQCGHTFCQSCLQECLRPQKPVCAVCRSTLGPCTKAVELEAIIQSSVAACKGCGVQVGLSQMRSHTAACSKYQEYIEEGVRTTAQRQPAINSSVPNRYTFTCPYCNCQNLDQDGLIEHCTSKHARDARQVVCPICASMPWGDPNYRSADFFQHLKIRHTFSYDTFVDYSTDEHTMIQEALQRSLLDN; encoded by the exons ATGGCGATGCTCGGAGGGTTTAGCGCAGCACAGCAGAAAAACGTCTCTGACGGGAGCGGAGATGTGTCAGAATTCGTATGTCCAGTTTGTCTGGAAATTTTCGACAGTCCTGTAACAACACAGTGCGGCCATAC GTTCTGCCAGAGCTGTTTGCAGGAATGTTTGCGTCCACAGAAACCTGTTTGTGCTGTATGTCGGAGCACTCTGGGACCCTGTACTAAAGCTGTTGAACTAGAGGCTATCATACAGTCGTCTGTGGCAGCTTGCAAGGGATGTGGAGTCCAG GTTGGCCTTTCTCAGATGCGAAGCCACACAGCTGCCTGTTCAAAATACCAGGAGTACATTGAGGAGGGGGTGAGGACCACTGCCCAGAGACAGCCTGCCATCaacag TTCAGTGCCAAATCGCTATACCTTCACTTGCCCCTACTGCAACTGCCAGAACCTCGATCAGGATGGCCTAATTGAACATTGCACTAGCAAACATGCTCGAGATGCACGCCAAGTG GTGTGTCCCATCTGTGCCTCAATGCCTTGGGGGGACCCTAACTACAGGAGTGCTGACTTTTTCCAGCACCTGAAGATCAGACACACTTTCTCTTATGATACATTTGTT GATTACTCAACAGATGAGCACACGATGATTCAGGAGGCTTTACAGCGCTCCCTTTTGGACAACTGA
- the spata2 gene encoding spermatogenesis-associated protein 2 — MDAKLKEDLFRRYVTALERCLEEAGYYTGTGTSEGDRSRHKDSEALLSTATALLGAYQPDPAQRFRMVRFYEVVETSLRCQRGGNLKSLERAFHTLETICTNLLLFPWKKEFRCIKTFTGPYVYNLQSAISDAELRTLMRTIGYACDHDSQFHLQEHPGGTNHLRQLAFELFLAQAECRLLGEVVALARGSASELEALELRRGCRDDAAGCAEALRRRDSLGADMARLSVRPLDIEKPHAHHLRRGSRPSKSVDVTDGAGHWHAAVSKPVLKASLSLRKEPLFVDAEEDMKDEIIRPSTSVSLSSVVAPPCYSPVADFFPIQSPPPADPYTSYHLSSLDEIDLYTERGGAGTGGRQTPSRPPSREPRDARDGWLLKAHGSVKCQGCGLGCSSMASCQRCDMILCAACHDVDPSPCCGLQDYHPKSPRPLDGYIPVKEKLSVYSNTHSHSHLHPHPLTLTHSHSHPHPHPQMVEKPLMSSKLFASKSVALTTPKGGSSERISMGGSRCGFCNKPGASHTCVNCSKVSCDSCMGLYAKDMCTRKNPQHSFVPNHQLNFKSGTISHLVYR, encoded by the exons ATGGATGCCAAGTTAAAAGAGGACCTGTTTCGGAGGTATGTGACTGCACTGGAGAGGTGTCTGGAGGAGGCAGGGTACTACACAGGGACTGGAACTTCAGAAGGGGACAGAAGCAGACACAAGGACAGTGAGGCCCTACTTTCTACAGCCACAGCACTGCTAGGAGCCTACCAGCCGGATCCAGCACAGCGTTTCCGCATGGTGCGTTTCTATGAGGTGGTGGAGACTTCTCTCCGCTGTCAAAGGGGGGGTAACCTGAAGAGCCTGGAGAGAGCCTTTCACACCCTGGAAACCATCTGCACCAACCTCTTACTCTTCCCCTGGAAGAAGGAGTTCAGATGTATAAAG ACCTTCACTGGCCCATACGTGTACAATCTGCAGTCTGCCATTTCTGATGCTGAACTTCGAACGCTGATGCGCACCATTGGCTACGCCTGTGACCATGATTCGCAGTTCCATTTGCAGGAGCATCCAGGAGGGACGAATCATCTCCGCCAGTTGGCATTTGAGCTTTTCCTGGCCCAGGCAGAGTGTCGTCTTCTGGGAGAGGTAGTGGCTCTGGCCCGTGGTTCAGCTTCAGAGCTGGAGGCGCTGGAACTTCGCAGAGGTTGCAGAGATGATGCAGCTGGCTGTGCTGAGGCACTCCGCAGACGTGACAGCCTTGGGGCAGATATGGCACGGTTGTCTGTGCGGCCGCTGGATATAGAGAAGCCTCATGCCCACCACCTGAGGCGAGGGAGCCGGCCATCTAAGTCTGTGGATGTTACAGATGGTGCTGGTCACTGGCATGCAGCAGTTAGCAAACCTGTCTTGAAGGCTTCATTGAGTTTGAGGAAGGAGCCCCTGTTTGTGGATGCAGAGGAGGATATGAAGGATGAGATCATTAGGCCCAGCACCTCAGTATCTCTTTCCTCTGTGGTGGCTCCACCCTGTTATAGCCCTGTTGCAGATTTCTTCCCAATTCAGTCACCTCCCCCGGCTGATCCATACACATCCTACCATCTTTCCTCTTTGGATGAGATTGACTTGTACACAGAGAGGGGTGGTGCTGGGACAGGAGGAAGGCAAACCCCTTCTCGACCTCCATCCAGGGAGCCTCGGGATGCAAGGGATGGGTGGTTGCTAAAAGCTCATGGCAGTGTGAAGTGTCAGGGTTGTGGGCTGGGGTGCTCCAGCATGGCCTCTTGCCAGAGATGTGACATGatcctctgtgctgcctgtcaTGATGTGGATCCCTCCCCATGCTGTGGCCTCCAGGACTACCATCCAAAATCTCCACGACCCCTTGATGGGTACATTCCTGTCAAGGAAAAGCTCTCTGTTTATTCTAATACTCATTCCCACTCCCATCTCCATCCACACCCCCTCACACTGACCCACTCACATTCTCATCCCCACCCTCATCCTCAAATGGTGGAGAAACCCCTTATGTCTTCAAAGCTGTTTGCAAGCAAGTCAGTTGCCTTGACAACACCAAAGGGAGGCAGCAGTGAGCGAATAAGCATGGGGGGATCACGATGCGGGTTTTGCAACAAGCCAGGTGCATCACACACCTGCGTGAACTGCTCTAAGGTGTCATGTGACTCATGCATGGGCTTGTATGCAAAGGATATGTGCACACGAAAGAATCCTCAGCACAGCTTTGTGCCCAACCATCAACTCAACTTCAAATCTGGCACCATATCTCATCTGGTGTACCGATGA